A window of Microbacterium luteolum contains these coding sequences:
- a CDS encoding CHAT domain-containing protein: MVSGNWRDIPQLGAPMPMTRTDGDAVLTDLPPGVRPTARLRYIDADDLLVSWVWEHQRSSPRMTIVPRAHVAPVMDELAQALPSPLPGESGLQALQRALTDGALLDPEREQALAALLTSVLVPQWLGSELNALEQAGRRPHLRIQLSPSTAQVPWELISTAGDERGIDMADVSVLLPATLRNDASRAVSPWSASSAVAAVLDPVVPGFSSTGELGSVLGPVSAGSPLERAIADLGPRRVPFGEAFRRADIGRLALADAVVDAGRLLYVGHVTASTHALDARLHLSDGADAPGTTPIIGAHRPYSAAEIALGGAGLAPLRAPNRVALIACDSGTDLRFAEPTGLVAAFLHRGAEYVTATRWTLPTEAGLRRLVPGLGDHAEGMLTEAIVAVNAAHEQDDPISALGAWQRERRELWTSTGDPRHSPIIWAAFATAWAPAPARL, encoded by the coding sequence GTGGTGAGCGGCAACTGGCGCGATATCCCGCAGCTGGGCGCTCCGATGCCGATGACGCGGACCGACGGCGATGCCGTGCTGACCGATCTGCCTCCCGGCGTCCGTCCGACCGCCCGGCTGCGCTACATCGACGCCGACGACCTCCTCGTGAGCTGGGTGTGGGAGCACCAGCGCAGCTCGCCACGGATGACGATCGTCCCGCGCGCGCATGTCGCACCCGTCATGGACGAGCTCGCGCAGGCGCTGCCCTCCCCCCTGCCGGGCGAGAGCGGGCTTCAGGCGCTGCAGCGCGCACTCACGGATGGTGCGCTGCTCGATCCCGAGCGCGAGCAGGCCCTCGCCGCGCTCCTGACATCCGTGCTGGTTCCGCAGTGGCTGGGCTCCGAGCTGAACGCGCTCGAGCAGGCGGGAAGGCGGCCGCACCTCCGCATTCAGCTGTCGCCGTCGACCGCCCAGGTTCCGTGGGAGCTGATCAGCACCGCGGGCGATGAGCGCGGCATCGACATGGCCGACGTCTCGGTGCTCCTGCCCGCGACCCTGCGGAACGACGCTTCGAGGGCGGTGTCACCGTGGTCGGCTTCGTCGGCCGTGGCGGCCGTGCTGGATCCGGTGGTTCCCGGCTTCTCGTCGACCGGCGAGCTGGGGAGCGTGCTGGGTCCCGTGTCCGCGGGGTCGCCACTGGAGCGGGCGATCGCCGACCTCGGACCCCGGCGGGTGCCGTTCGGCGAGGCCTTCCGCCGGGCGGACATCGGCCGGCTCGCTCTCGCGGATGCCGTGGTCGATGCGGGGAGACTCCTCTACGTCGGGCACGTCACCGCCTCGACGCACGCCCTGGACGCACGGCTGCATCTGTCGGACGGCGCGGATGCCCCGGGCACCACCCCGATCATCGGAGCGCATCGGCCGTACTCCGCCGCCGAGATCGCGCTGGGCGGAGCAGGTCTCGCACCTCTCCGTGCACCGAACCGGGTGGCACTGATCGCGTGCGACTCGGGGACCGACCTGCGCTTCGCCGAGCCGACCGGACTCGTGGCCGCCTTCCTGCACCGCGGCGCGGAGTACGTCACGGCCACCCGCTGGACCCTGCCGACCGAGGCGGGGCTGCGCCGTCTCGTGCCGGGTCTCGGCGATCACGCCGAGGGGATGCTGACCGAGGCGATCGTCGCCGTGAACGCAGCGCACGAGCAGGACGACCCGATCAGTGCGCTCGGAGCCTGGCAGCGAGAGCGGCGGGAACTCTGGACCTCGACCGGCGACCCTCGTCACTCGCCGATCATCTGGGCCGCGTTCGCGACCGCGTGGGCCCCGGCACCGGCACGGCTCTGA
- a CDS encoding DUF6157 family protein — protein MATHTTNYRETFIEVAEDCPTDHAEEPPLAESPSIAALHHRLIVEQPYSRTSDDVIFETHALRRGIAVDDAAAREEFFSKGQPCLRSSPLGKRYGWGIHHDAEGRVALVPREAEQYELLAADPALAHTKAMRSRRV, from the coding sequence ATGGCGACGCACACGACGAACTATCGCGAGACCTTCATCGAGGTCGCAGAGGACTGCCCCACCGACCACGCGGAAGAGCCGCCGCTGGCGGAGTCGCCGTCGATCGCCGCCCTGCATCATCGCCTGATCGTGGAACAGCCCTACAGCCGCACCTCCGACGACGTGATCTTCGAGACGCATGCACTCCGACGGGGCATCGCCGTCGACGACGCCGCGGCACGCGAGGAGTTCTTCTCGAAGGGGCAGCCGTGTCTGCGCTCCTCGCCCCTCGGCAAGCGCTACGGCTGGGGCATCCATCATGACGCCGAAGGCCGCGTGGCGCTCGTGCCACGCGAAGCCGAGCAGTACGAGCTGCTCGCCGCCGACCCCGCGCTCGCCCACACGAAGGCGATGAGATCGAGACGGGTGTGA